In Sphingomonas sp., a single window of DNA contains:
- a CDS encoding VOC family protein, which yields MPVVGLGGYFFRAQDPEGLKSWYQEMLGVGGGCGTDASGRASPWFWYPEPGGVVFQPFPADSSYYAADKQVMLNLRVIDLDGLLEQLNAAGVAIETRAEWDTPETGRFARIHDPEGNPIELWEPPAE from the coding sequence ATGCCGGTGGTGGGGCTGGGCGGCTATTTCTTTCGTGCGCAGGATCCGGAGGGGCTGAAGAGCTGGTACCAGGAAATGCTGGGCGTCGGCGGCGGCTGCGGCACCGATGCCAGCGGCCGGGCCAGCCCGTGGTTCTGGTATCCCGAACCCGGCGGCGTGGTGTTCCAGCCCTTTCCGGCGGACAGCAGCTATTACGCGGCGGACAAGCAGGTGATGCTCAATCTGCGGGTGATCGACCTCGACGGGCTGCTGGAGCAACTGAATGCTGCGGGCGTGGCGATCGAGACGCGGGCGGAGTGGGACACGCCGGAGACGGGCCGCTTTGCGCGCATCCACGATCCGGAGGGCAATCCGATCGAGCTTTGGGAGCCGCCAGCGGAGTAG
- a CDS encoding vgr related protein has protein sequence MSGDDPRQGRPLTDAERTLARGMFGDAINLDPVRIYRRKWFPFQPRNVTMAPRGHLHFHPAGDAYRDCFASAGLGLQGHLIHELAHVWQHQQGLNLVLRRHPFCRYHYSIKPGWTLTRYGIEQQAEIVRHVFLLRQGAMVPGAPPLATLESILPFGTG, from the coding sequence ATGTCCGGCGACGACCCGCGACAGGGCCGCCCCCTCACCGATGCCGAGCGCACACTGGCGCGCGGCATGTTCGGCGATGCGATCAACCTCGATCCGGTGCGGATCTACCGGCGCAAATGGTTTCCCTTCCAGCCCCGCAACGTCACCATGGCGCCGCGCGGGCACCTCCATTTCCACCCGGCGGGCGATGCCTATCGCGACTGCTTCGCCAGCGCGGGGTTGGGGCTGCAGGGGCATCTGATCCACGAGCTGGCGCATGTCTGGCAGCACCAGCAGGGGCTGAACCTGGTGCTGCGGCGGCATCCGTTCTGTCGCTACCATTACAGCATCAAGCCCGGCTGGACGCTGACGCGCTACGGCATCGAGCAGCAGGCGGAGATCGTGCGGCACGTGTTTCTGCTGCGCCAGGGCGCGATGGTTCCGGGGGCGCCGCCGCTAGCGACGCTGGAGAGCATCCTGCCGTTTGGGACGGGGTAG